In Capra hircus breed San Clemente chromosome 26, ASM170441v1, whole genome shotgun sequence, the following are encoded in one genomic region:
- the CCDC186 gene encoding coiled-coil domain-containing protein 186 — MSETEHIASISSDQNIEETAETKEDSCNSLSGDESSSLENESKLSSLNSDKTVCHPNEHNNQTETQENYIPDHGGGKDSCAKTDTGPENSEQITSFPGGDFTQQVLKTSEAEQTVTQILAELRSSAFTEAGNQKPYSESPYDTDCTKKLISKIKDVSTSEDLLEEIESELLSTEFAKEHRVPNGMNKGENALIMFEKCVQDKYLQQEHTIKKLIKENKKHQELILDICSEKDNLREELKKRTETEKQHMNTIKQLETRIEELNKEVQASKDKVLAQDIAAKNAVQQLHKEMAHRMEQANKKCEEARQEKEAMVMKYVRGEKESLDLRKEKEILEKKLRDANKECEKNTNKIKQLSQEKGRLHQLYETKEGEATRLIREIDKLKEDINSHIIKVKWAQNKLKAEMDSHKETKDKLKETTTKLTQAKEEADQIRKNCQDMIKTYQESEEIKSNELDAKLRVTKGELEKQMQEKSDQLEMHHAKIKELEDLKRTFKEGMDELRTLRTKVKCLEDERLRTEDELSKYKEIINRQKAEIQNLLDKVKTADQIQEQHQRGKQEIENLKEEVESLNSLINDLQKDIEGSRKRESELLLFTEKLTSKNAQLQSESNSLQSQFDKLSCSESQLQSQCEHMKQTNMNLESRLLKEEELRKEEVQALQAELTCTQTEVKALSTQVEELKDELVTQRRKHASSVKDLTKQLQQARRKLDQVENGSCDKEGSSMGSRSSSSGSLNARSSAEDRSPENTGSSVAVDNFPEVDKAMLIERIVRLQKAHARKNEKIEFMEDHIKQLVEEIRKKTKIIQSYILREESGTLSSEASDFNKVHLSRRGGIMASLYTSHPADTGLTLELSLEINRKLQAVLEDTLLKNITLKENLQTLGTEIERLIKHQHELEQRTKKA, encoded by the exons ATGTCGGAGACAGAGCACATAGCCTCCATTTCCTCTGATCAAAATATTGAGGAAACAGCGGAAACAAAGGAAGACTCGTGCAACTCTCTTTCTGGTGATGAAAGCAGCAGCTTAGAAAATGAGTCCAAACTGTCATCATTAAACTCTGATAAAACTGTATGTCACCCTAATGAACACAATAATCAAACTGAAACACAGGAAAATTATATTCCAGATCATGGTGGGGGTAAGGATTCCTGTGCTAAAACAGACACAGGCCCAGAAAATTCTGAACAAATAACTAGTTTTCCTGGTGGAGATTTTACACAGCAAGTCTTGAAAACAAGTGAAGCAGAACAAACAGTGACACAAATATTGGCGGAATTAAGGTCATCTGCGTTTACAGAAGCAGGGAACCAAAAGCCTTATTCAGAGAGTCCTTATGATACAGACTGCACCAAGAagcttatttcaaaaataaaggatGTTTCAACATCAGAGGATTTGTTGGAAGAAATAGAATCTGAGCTCTTATCTACTGAGTTTGCAAAAGAACACCGAGTACCAAATGGAATGAATAAGGGAGAAAATGCATTAATTATGTTTGAAAAGTGTGTGCAAGATAAGTATTTGCAGCAGGAACACACCATAAAAAA gttaattaaagaaaataagaagcaTCAGGAACTCATCTTAGACATTTGTTCAGAAAAAGACAATTTAAGAgaagaacttaaaaaaagaacagaaacagagaaacagcATATGAACACAATTAAACAG TTAGAAACAAGAATAGAGGAACTTAATAAAGAAGTTCAGGCTTCCAAAGATAAAGTATTAGCTCAAGACATTGCAGCCAAAAACGCAGTTCAGCAATTACACAAAGAGATGGCCCATCGGATGGAACAG GCCAACAAGAAATGTGAAGAGGCACGCCAGGAAAAAGAAGCAATGGTAATGAAGTATGTAAGAGGTGAGAAGGAATCTTTAGACCTTCGGAAGGAAAAAGAGATACTTGAAAAAAAACTTAGAGATGCAaataaagaatgtgaaaaaaacaCTAACAAAATTAAGCAACTTTCTCAGGAGAAAGGACGATTACACCAGCTGTATGAAACAAAG GAAGGTGAAGCTACCCGACTCAtcagagaaatagacaaattaaaGGAAGATATCAACTCTCACATCATTAAAGTAAAATGGgcacaaaacaaattaaaagcagaaatggattCACATAAG gaaaccaaagataaactcaaagaaacaacaacaaaattaactcAAGCAAAGGAAGAAGCAGATCAGATTAGGAAAAATTGTCAAGATATGATAAAAACATATCAG GAGTCAGAAGAAATTAAATCAAATGAGCTTGATGCCAAGCTTAGAGTCACAAAAGGAGAGCTTGAAAAACAAATGCAGGAAAAATCTGACCAGCTAGAA ATGCATCATGCCAAAATAAAGGAACTAGAAGATCTGAAGAGGACATTTAAGGAGGGCATGGATGAGCTAAGGACACTGAGAACAAAG GTAAAATGTCTAGAAGATGAACGATTGAGGACAGAAGATGAATTATCAAAATATAAAGAGATTATTAATCGCCAGAAAGCTGAAATTCAGAATTTGTTGGACAAAGTGAAAACTGCAGATCAGATACAGGAGCAGCATCAGAG AGGTAAACAAGAAATTGAAAATTTGAAGGAAGAAGTGGAAAGTCTTAATTCTTTGATTAATGACCTACAAAAAGACATCGAAGGCAGTAGGAAAAGAGAATCTGAGCTACTACTGTTTACAGAAAAGCTCACTAGTAAGAATGCACAGCTTCAATCTGAatccaattctttgcagtcaCAGTTTGATAAACTTTCCTGTAGTGAAAGTCAGTTACAAAGCCAATGTGAACACATGAAACAGACAAATATGAATTTG gaaAGTAGATTGTTAAAAGAAGAAGAACTGCGAAAAGAGGAAGTCCAGGCTCTGCAAGCTGAACTCACTTGTACACAAACTGAAGTTAAAGCATTGAGTACCCAGGTTGAAGAATTAAAAGATGAATTAGTGACTCAAAGACGTAAACACGCCTCTAGTGTCAAGGATCTTACCAAACAACTTCAGCAAG CACGAAGAAAGTTAGATCAGGTTGAGAATGGAAGCTGTGATAAAGAAGGCAGCAGCATGGGAAGCCGTTCTAGCTCATCAG GGTCCCTCAATGCTCGAAGCAGTGCAGAAGACCGATCTCCAGAAAATACTGGGTCGTCAGTAGCTGTAGATAACTTCCCAGAAGTAGACAAGGCCATGCTGATTGAGAGGATAGTAAGGCTGCAGAAGGCACATGCCCGGAAAAATGAGAAGATAGAATTTATGGAGGATCACATCAAACAGCTGGTGgaagaaattaggaaaaaaacaaa AATAATTCAGAGTTACATTTTACGAGAAGAATCAGGCACACTTTCTTCAGAGGCATCTGATTTTAACAAAGTGCATTTAAGTAGGCGGGGTGGCATCATGGCGTCTTTGTACACGTCCCATCCAGCCGATACTGGATTAACATTGGAACTCTCTTTGGAGATCAACCGGAAACTACAGGCTGTTTTGGAGGATACATTGCTGAAAAATATTACTTTGAAG GAAAATCTGCAAACGCTTGGAACAGAAATAGAACGTCTTATTAAACACCAGCATGAACTAGAACAGAGGACGAAGAAAGCCTAA